The nucleotide window GCCGATGGCCGCGCCTGTGCTCTCGCGCGATGACGTGCACCGCATGCAATCGGCGCTCTATGAGCTCGGCGAATGCCGGCGGCTGATGGAAGAGGTTCTGGCGCCCCGGGACACCGAGCGTCCGGGCGAGTGACAAGCATCCGCCGCGGCGGTGCTGTTTCCGCCGCGCGGTGCCTCGCCCGTTTGGCAAGGCGCAATCCGCGCGGCGGTCATGCCATCAATACACAAAGGCGACGAGGTCGCGCCGGAGAGTGCCTCCATCCAGACGCGCGGCCCCGTCAGGCCTGATTGGTCCTAAAATCCCTGCCGCGGGTCAGTCCATCACGGCGAGGGCAACGCGGGTGATGCCCGAGTTGGTGAAGCCGAGCTCCGAGGCGGCGGCGCGGGACACGTCGATCACCCGGCCGCGGACAAAGGGGCCGCGATCATTGATGCGCACGACGACAGTGCGTCCGTTGCGCAGATTTGTGACACGCACCTTGGTGCCGAAAGGCAGGGAGCGGTGCGCCGCCGTCATGGCGGAGGGGTTGAAGCGCTCGCCGCTCGCGGTGCTGCGGCCTTGCCAATAGTAAGAGGCGACGCCGGTGGAGGTGTCCGCTTTTGCGGTGTTCGAGACGGCCATTCCGGCCGAGAGGGACAGGGCGAAGCAGGACAGGACCACGCGTATCTTCATGCAATCAATCTTCCGTGTAGTTTCAGATGATTGCCGAATGGCGTCGCAATGGGGCGATAGCGTCCCAATTTGCCGGCGAAAAAGTGATGATTCGGGTATCGCGGACACAATCCCGCCGGAATTCGACGCGGGAAAGACAACCTCAAGCTGCAGCTTGGCCGGGAATTTGAGGCCGGCGGTCACGTCCCTGGGGAGAGCATGGGATACCTGCGCAAGGGGGCTTGCCCGCGCCGGATCGATGGTCTAAGCCTCCCATCCTCAGTCGGAGCGTAGCGCAGCCCGGTTAGCGCACTAGTCTGGGGGACTAGGGGTCGGAGGTTCAAATCCTCTCGCTCCGACCATTCAAACCCCGATCTTCCCCACCCAATCCCATCCTTGCCACGACGCCGGCCCCCCGGCGGCCGGGGTGTGCGCATTTGTTCGGTCGCGGATGGTGTCCTGCGCGGCAACGGGCGCCCACCTCACCCCCACCACGCTCCACGCTCTTCTCCTTTTGCGCCGCGTCAGGGCTCCGGCCGGGCCGGTGAGCACCACTGGATTCAAAACGGAAGGCGGCACCCCATTGCCACTTATGACCGGCGGCTCACCTGAGAATGCAAGCGAATCGATACCGATAAGTGGCGCCAGAACCAGATACATTTGCCTTGGTGGTCGGATGAACTATCGCTATCGCAACCCCGTGAGTGCAGAGTTATCCGCCAAGTACCCCTTCTGGCTGGAAATGTTGATTTTCAGTGCCGCTGAATGATCTTTGGGCCCTCGGGTGTGACTCCGGGACGAATTTGGATCAGGCTGCGGGCCGATTCCGCCCTGATCCCTGACCCGAGCAGCAGACGCAGCGAGGTCGCCAGTCATGCCTTTGCCCAGCGAAACCGGCGCAAGCCTCACCTTCACCATCCTGGGATGCGGGTCGTCCGGCGGCGTGCCACGGGTGGGGCAGGGGTGGGGCGCCTGCGATCCCCTCAACCCCCGCAATCGCCGCCGCCGCTGCTCCATGCTCGTGGAGCGCGTCGGGCCGAACGGGAAAACCACTGTGCTTGTGGACACTTCGCCAGACTTGCGGGAGCAGCTCATCGGCGAGGGCGTGACCCATATCGACGCCGTGCTCTACACCCACGAGCACGCCGACCACACCCACGGCATAGACGACCTGCGCCCGCTGGCCATCCACAATCGCGCACGGGTGGACATATATGCGGACGAAGATACCTCCCGCATGCTGCATCAGCGCTTCGGCTACTGCTTTTCGACGCCGCCCGGCAGCGCCTATCCGCCCATCCTTACCGAACATCGTTTCCGGGAGGGGCGGGAGATCGTGGTGGACGGGGCAGTCGGCTTCCGCTTCGGCGACGTGGCCTATTCCAGCGACGTCAACGGGATCTCGGAGAACAGCCTGGCCCATCTTCACAATCTGGATGTGTGGGTCATCGACGCCCTGCGCGAGACGCCCCATCCGTCGCACTTCACCCTTCAGGAGGCGCTGGACCATGTGGCGCTCATGAAGCCGAAGCGCACGATCCTCACGAACCTCCACACCGATCTCGACTATGCCGCGCTGGAAGCACGCCTGCCCGACGGCATCGTGCCGGCCTATGACGGCCTGAAATTCGAATCCCACAGCTGCTCGCACGCCGCATCCGCCGATACCGTTGCGAGCGGCTGACACGGCGGATAACCCGCGCCCCATGACCCTGATGTGGCGCCTCAAGCGATTCGCTCGATAGATTCAGATGCTGATGCAAAGCATTGTTTAAAAACGATATTTTTGTAAATATTCAGGAGCGCTGAAGGGTGTTCAGCTATGATGGCAGCGACCATCCGCCTTCGCCCTTCCCCGCCCGGGGCAACGGCGGAGTTCCATAATATCTCTTCTGCGATTCTTAGATTGAGGGTGAGAGCGACGGCCGAACCCTCTCTCATTCCCCGCCAGTCTCGTCCGGCTATCGGATCAGTCGTGCTGCACCTTGAGGTCGATGAGGGGCGTGCCGTCGAGGCAGTCGAGCCCGCGCACCTGCACCCGCAGGCCGTCCACGCCCACCAGCCGCACCACCGACGAAGCGACGGGATTGGGCCGCACCGGCGAGCGCAGGGCGAAGGTGCCGCGGGTGTCGCCGTCATGGCGCGGGCTCTGGAGTACGAGGTCGCGCCGCGCCCGGTTCATCCAGTAAAGCACCTGCAGGCGCTGGCAATCAGCTATGCCGGTCAGCGCCTCGGCCCAGCGCGGGTCGATCTCCAGCGTGCAGACGGGGCCCTCCTCCGGGTCGCCACGGCGGGGGCAGCTGCCGCGCTCGGTCCAAGGCGTACGGATGCGGCCGATGAAATAGAGCCCGGCGTCGAATCGCTCCGGCAGCGCCACGGCCTTTTCACCCGGCCGCATGTCATCATCGATAGGGCCTGCGGGCGCGATCTCGACCATGGTCTCTTCCTCTTCCTCGCTGGGCGGAGCATAGGACGGTCCAGCCTGCGGTAAAGATCGCACTCGAGCCTGGAGAACCTCATGGACCCCTCCCGCGACATCGCGCGCCTCATCGAGATCATGGCCGCCTTGCGCACGCCCGGAACCGGTTGCCCGTGGGACCTGGAACAGAGCTTCGCCACCATCGCCCCCTACACGCTGGAGGAAGCCTACGAGGTGGCCGACGCCATCGCCCGCGCCGACATGGGCGACCTGAGGGAAGAACTGGGCGACCTGCTGTTGCAGGTGGTCTTCCACGCCCGGATGGCGGAGGAGGACGGCGCCTTCGATTTCGGCGGCGTGGTCGAGGCCATCACCGCCAAGCTCATCCGCCGGCACCCCCATGTGTTCGGCACCGCGCGGGATCTGTCGCCGGAGGCGGTGAAGGGCCTGTGGGCCGAGATCAAGGCGCAGGAAAAGCGGGAGCGGGCGCAGGCGCGGGGGGCGGCGGGCCTGCCGGTGGAGGAGGCGCAGCAGGGCGCCCTGGCCGGCGTGCCTCTGCCCCTGCCCGCCCTCACCCGTGCGCTGAAGCTTCAGGAAAAGGCGAGCCGCGTGGGGTTCGACTGGAACGATGCGCGCCAGGTGCTGGCCAAGATCCGCGAGGAGACGCAGGAAGTCGCCGAGGCGCTGGAGGAAGGCGGCACCGCGGCCATCAAGGATGAGATGGGGGACTTGCTGTTCGCCGTGGTGAACCTTGCCCGCCACGCCGGCGTGGACCCGGAGGACGCCTTGCGCGGCACCAACGACAAGTTCACCCGCCGCTTCGGCCATGTGGAGCACCGGCTCGCGGCCGCCGGCCGCCGTCCGGAGCAGGCGAGCCTGGATGAGATGGAAGCCCTCTGGCAGGAGGCGAAGCAGAAGGAGCGGGAAGGCGCGTGAGCGCGACGGCGTTCCAGCCCCTGCCCTGCCTCACTGAAACCGGCCGGCCAAAGGCGCGGCAGGCTGAGTTGCTCAGGTCGGATGCACGCGCCGTGCGCCGAAGCGGCGGGTGATCAGCCCAGCGCGATCGGGCGGAATGCGCAGGGCCACGTGGATGGCGCCATCCTCGTCCGTGGTGCGCTCCAGCACCTCGCCGTGGCGATAGAGCCAGCCGAGCCCCTCCCCGTCCTCCGCCGCCAGCGTCACCGAGACAGTCACCCGTCCAGCGGTGATGCGGCGCTCGATGAGGCCGAGCAGGTCGTCGGTCCCCTCCCCGGTCAGCGCGGAAACCGGCACCGGCGCTTCGGCGCCGCCACGAGCGGCCCGGTTTTCCACCTGCTCGCGTTCGTCCGGCGCCAGCCGGTCGATCTTGTTCCAGACCTCGATCACGCGCCCACCCGGCTGGGGATCGACGCCCAGATCCTCCAGCACGTCGGACACGTCGGCGGCCTGGGCGTCGGTGTCCGGATGGGAGATGTCGCGCACGTGCAGGATGAGGTCAGCCTCCAGCACCTCCTCCAGCGTGGCGCGGAAGGCGGCCACCAGCTGGGTCGGCAGCTCGGAGATGAAGCCCACCGTGTCGGAGAGGATGATGCGGGTGCCGTGGGGCAGGTCCACCGCCCGAAGCGTCGGATCGAGGGTGGCGAAGAGCAGGTCTTTCGCCATCACCTCCGCTCGGGTCAGGCGGTTGAACAAGGTGGACTTGCCGGCATTGGTGTAGCCCACCAGCGCGACGATGGGATAGGGCACGCGCTTGCGGCTGGCCCGGTGCAGGCCGCGGGTGCGCTTGACCTGCTCCAGCTCCTTCTCGATGCGCACAATGCGCTCGCCGATGAGCCGGCGGTCGGCCTCGATCTGGGTCTCACCGGGACCGCCAAGGAAGCCGAAACCGCCGCGCTGGCGCTCCAGATGGGTCCAGGAGCGCACCAGGCGCGAACGCTGGTAATTGAGGTGGGCCAGTTCCACCTGCAGCGCGCCTTCCTTGGTGCGGGCGCGCATGCCGAAGATTTCGAGAATCAGCGCCGTGCGGTCCACCACCTTGGCGGACCAAGCCTTTTCCAGGTTGCGCTGCTGCACCGGCGAGAGCGCCGCGTCGAAGAACACGAGGTCCACCGCCTCGGCACGCACCACGCCTTCCAGTTCCTCCACCTTCCCCGAGCCGAGGAAGGTGGCGGGGCGGATCTCCGACAGGGGAATGGTGGCGGAGTAGACCACGTCGAGGTCGATGGCGGCGGCAAGACCCACCGCCTCCTCCAGCCGCGACTGTGGGCTGCGCCGTTCCGGCGCGCCGCGGGTGGCACGTTTCGTCAGCGCCGGCGTGATGACGGCGCACCGCGTCGGCGGCGCACGGCGGTCAATGCCGCCGCGGCCCTCTTCCCGCGCAGGTGCAGATACGGAAACGTCCACCGGCAAGTCGCCGGAACCGCCGGAGGTCGCGGCATCGGCCACGCCCCCGCGGGTTTCGGCAGCACTCTGAGCTGAAACGCCCCGAGTGGTGGCGCCCCCTTTGGACCCCAGCTTGGACCCTGTCTTCAACGTCGTTCTGGACCCCTTGCCGGTGGCACGCTCCACGCTGCTTTAAGCCTTCTCGCCCACGTCGTCGGTGGGATCGAACAATTGCACCGGATGACCGGGCATAATGGTGGAAATCGCGTGCTTGTAAACAAGCTGGGAATGTCCGTCGCGACGCAAGAGTACGCAAAAATTATCGAACCAAGTGACGACGCCCTGCAACTTCACCCCGTTCACCAGGAAGATGGTGAGGGGCGTCTTGTTCTTGCGGACGTGATTGAGGAAGGTGTCTTGGAGATTTTGTGTCCGTTCCGCCGCCATTTTCGTATCCGTTTTTTTGGGCGTTAAGTCCGTCGCAGACGCACAAAAATAATGTGCTGCCGCCACGGGAGTTGGCCTCCTAGAATGGCACAGCTCCATGGCGGCGCAATATTATTTTGCCCCGCAACATGAGCGCGGCCGTGGATACCTCAGAAAATTTCGGAAAAATCGTGGAATTTCAAGCGTAAAGTGGTCGCCACGGGGCCGGGCTTGCCGTCCCCCACCGCATGGCCGTCGATGCGCACCACAGGCATCACCACCGTGGTGGCGGCGGTGATGAAGGCTTCGTCCGCGGCCAAAGCTTCCGCAACGGTAAAGGGACGCTCCTCCACCGTGTAGCCGAGGGCGGCCGCCACCTCAAACACCACCGTGCGGGTGATTCCGCGCAGGATACCACTCTCCGCCGGGCGGGTGACGATGGTCTTGCCGCCCGTCACGATCCAGGCGTTGGTGGAGGCACCCTCGGTGACGAAGCCCGCGCCGTCCACGAACCAGGCTTCCCGTGCGCCAGCCTCTTTCGCCTGCTGCTTGGCCAGCACATTGGGCAACAGCGAGGTGGACTTGATGTCCACGCGCGGCCAGCGGTTCTCCGGCACGGTGATGACGGCGACGCCCTTGGCGGCCAGCGCCTCCTGCCCCTTGCGGTCGGACCGGCGCGCCGTCACCACCACCGCAGGCTTGGTGCCGGCCGGCGGGAAGGCGTGGTCGCGCCGGGCCACACCGCGGGTGATCTGGAGATAGACCAGCCCGTCGCGCACCCCGTTCCGCCGCACCACCTCCGCCAGCACGTTGGCGAGGGCGATCCGGCTCATGGGCGTGGGGATGAACAGCTCCCGCAGCGAACGCTCCAGCCGGTCGAGGTGGCGCCGCTCGTCCACCAGATGGCCGTTGAGCACTTCGCAGACTTCATAGACGCCATCGGCGAACTGATAGCCGCGATCCTCCACATGCACGCTGGCATGGCGGTGCGGCAGGTAGCGGCCATTGACATAGGCGATGCGGGACATGGCAAAAACGCTTCTTCAGGTGCGCCAGAGAGCAAGGTGGATGACGACGAGGAGGCCGATCATCTCCAGCCGCCCCGCCACCATGCCGAGCCCGGCCACCACGACGGAGCCGGCGGGCAATGAGGACAGCGGCGGCCAGCCGGCGCCCCCGGCGTCATAGACCGGCCCGGTATTAGTCACCACCGCAGCCGCGGCGGCCAGAGCCGCATCGAGGCCCGGCAGGCCGGGGCTCAGCGCGATGACGCAGATGCCGAACACCAAAGCAAGGCTCGCCGCGCCGGCCCAGATGCCCAGCATCACCGAGCCTACGCCGCCCTCATAGGCCGCCGGCTGCACAAGGTGCGGGTAAACGAGGCGCATCAGGCCGCCCCGGGTATTGAGGAGAATGGCGCGCAGCCGCAGCATCTTCAGCCCGCCCGCCACCGACAGCGCCCCACCGCCCAGCAGCACCACCAGGATGACGAGGCCCAGCGGCAGGCTCATATAGGTGCCCTCGCGCGGGCCGATGCCGCTGGTGGAGATGAGCGAGGCGGCCGAGAACAGGCCGTCGCGGATCGCCTCCAGCGTGGGCGCATCGGCCGAACGGTAGAGTATGGCGCCCAGCACGATGCCGAGCACCGCCCACCAGCCGAGAATGACGAGGCTTTCCGTCTGTTCCGGGGCGGCATTGATGCGCCGCGTCAGCAGCGCGCGATGCCAGCGCACGCTGGTGGCGCTCCACAGCAGGAACGGCAGCAGCAGCCATTTCGGACTTTCGTCCAAGGTCAGCGCCAGCTGGGCTTCCGGCGGCAGGTGTGCGCCGGCGGAGACCACGGCGGTGGCCAGCGTGAAGGCCACATAGGGGCTTTCACGGCTCACCAGCAGCACGATCACGGCGAGCAGGGTGGCGCCCACATAGGCGGGGGCGATCTCGCGCAGCACCGCGGTGAGATCCACCACATCGAGGGTGGTGCCGCCGCGCGGGGTCCGGTCGGGCAGGCCGCCGAGCCCGGCAGGTGCGAGCACCGCCACCGCCGCGACGATGGTCAGCAGCCCGCCGGTCCATTGCAGCAGGGCGAGCCACACATAGAGGCTCGCCGGCCCCTGCCGCAGCGCCGTGGCCCCGGTGGTGGTGAAGGCGGACACCGCCTCGAGCCAGGCGGCCAGTGGCGGCAGGCCGGAGACGACGGCGACCGCCGGGGTCGCCGCCAACGGC belongs to Xanthobacter autotrophicus Py2 and includes:
- a CDS encoding rare lipoprotein A (TIGRFAM: rare lipoprotein A~PFAM: Rare lipoprotein A~KEGG: pmy:Pmen_0852 rare lipoprotein A) → MKIRVVLSCFALSLSAGMAVSNTAKADTSTGVASYYWQGRSTASGERFNPSAMTAAHRSLPFGTKVRVTNLRNGRTVVVRINDRGPFVRGRVIDVSRAAASELGFTNSGITRVALAVMD
- a CDS encoding beta-lactamase domain protein (PFAM: beta-lactamase domain protein~KEGG: bra:BRADO3831 hypothetical protein); the protein is MPLPSETGASLTFTILGCGSSGGVPRVGQGWGACDPLNPRNRRRRCSMLVERVGPNGKTTVLVDTSPDLREQLIGEGVTHIDAVLYTHEHADHTHGIDDLRPLAIHNRARVDIYADEDTSRMLHQRFGYCFSTPPGSAYPPILTEHRFREGREIVVDGAVGFRFGDVAYSSDVNGISENSLAHLHNLDVWVIDALRETPHPSHFTLQEALDHVALMKPKRTILTNLHTDLDYAALEARLPDGIVPAYDGLKFESHSCSHAASADTVASG
- a CDS encoding protein of unknown function UPF0066 (PFAM: protein of unknown function UPF0066~KEGG: pde:Pden_0867 protein of unknown function UPF0066), with translation MRSLPQAGPSYAPPSEEEEETMVEIAPAGPIDDDMRPGEKAVALPERFDAGLYFIGRIRTPWTERGSCPRRGDPEEGPVCTLEIDPRWAEALTGIADCQRLQVLYWMNRARRDLVLQSPRHDGDTRGTFALRSPVRPNPVASSVVRLVGVDGLRVQVRGLDCLDGTPLIDLKVQHD
- a CDS encoding MazG family protein (TIGRFAM: MazG family protein~PFAM: MazG nucleotide pyrophosphohydrolase; phosphoribosyl-ATP pyrophosphohydrolase~KEGG: rpa:RPA2811 possible mazG): MDPSRDIARLIEIMAALRTPGTGCPWDLEQSFATIAPYTLEEAYEVADAIARADMGDLREELGDLLLQVVFHARMAEEDGAFDFGGVVEAITAKLIRRHPHVFGTARDLSPEAVKGLWAEIKAQEKRERAQARGAAGLPVEEAQQGALAGVPLPLPALTRALKLQEKASRVGFDWNDARQVLAKIREETQEVAEALEEGGTAAIKDEMGDLLFAVVNLARHAGVDPEDALRGTNDKFTRRFGHVEHRLAAAGRRPEQASLDEMEALWQEAKQKEREGA
- a CDS encoding small GTP-binding protein (TIGRFAM: small GTP-binding protein~PFAM: GTP-binding protein HSR1-related~KEGG: rpc:RPC_2583 GTP-binding protein, HSR1-related), coding for MDVSVSAPAREEGRGGIDRRAPPTRCAVITPALTKRATRGAPERRSPQSRLEEAVGLAAAIDLDVVYSATIPLSEIRPATFLGSGKVEELEGVVRAEAVDLVFFDAALSPVQQRNLEKAWSAKVVDRTALILEIFGMRARTKEGALQVELAHLNYQRSRLVRSWTHLERQRGGFGFLGGPGETQIEADRRLIGERIVRIEKELEQVKRTRGLHRASRKRVPYPIVALVGYTNAGKSTLFNRLTRAEVMAKDLLFATLDPTLRAVDLPHGTRIILSDTVGFISELPTQLVAAFRATLEEVLEADLILHVRDISHPDTDAQAADVSDVLEDLGVDPQPGGRVIEVWNKIDRLAPDEREQVENRAARGGAEAPVPVSALTGEGTDDLLGLIERRITAGRVTVSVTLAAEDGEGLGWLYRHGEVLERTTDEDGAIHVALRIPPDRAGLITRRFGARRVHPT
- a CDS encoding RNA chaperone Hfq (TIGRFAM: RNA chaperone Hfq~PFAM: Like-Sm ribonucleoprotein core~KEGG: rpa:RPA2597 probable nfrA protein) — translated: MAAAHYFCASATDLTPKKTDTKMAAERTQNLQDTFLNHVRKNKTPLTIFLVNGVKLQGVVTWFDNFCVLLRRDGHSQLVYKHAISTIMPGHPVQLFDPTDDVGEKA
- a CDS encoding aminotransferase class IV (PFAM: aminotransferase class IV~KEGG: rpd:RPD_2593 aminotransferase, class IV), which codes for MSRIAYVNGRYLPHRHASVHVEDRGYQFADGVYEVCEVLNGHLVDERRHLDRLERSLRELFIPTPMSRIALANVLAEVVRRNGVRDGLVYLQITRGVARRDHAFPPAGTKPAVVVTARRSDRKGQEALAAKGVAVITVPENRWPRVDIKSTSLLPNVLAKQQAKEAGAREAWFVDGAGFVTEGASTNAWIVTGGKTIVTRPAESGILRGITRTVVFEVAAALGYTVEERPFTVAEALAADEAFITAATTVVMPVVRIDGHAVGDGKPGPVATTLRLKFHDFSEIF
- a CDS encoding Trk-type K+ transport systems membrane components-like protein (KEGG: rsh:Rsph17029_1452 cation transporter), encoding MVNAARPLAAGLLAVGLLALPPAVVAARGGEGHVPVFLATCGFCLFLAGLLRFTTQDTPMRLTRAGGVGLVAALWLLLPLAATPAVAVVSGLPPLAAWLEAVSAFTTTGATALRQGPASLYVWLALLQWTGGLLTIVAAVAVLAPAGLGGLPDRTPRGGTTLDVVDLTAVLREIAPAYVGATLLAVIVLLVSRESPYVAFTLATAVVSAGAHLPPEAQLALTLDESPKWLLLPFLLWSATSVRWHRALLTRRINAAPEQTESLVILGWWAVLGIVLGAILYRSADAPTLEAIRDGLFSAASLISTSGIGPREGTYMSLPLGLVILVVLLGGGALSVAGGLKMLRLRAILLNTRGGLMRLVYPHLVQPAAYEGGVGSVMLGIWAGAASLALVFGICVIALSPGLPGLDAALAAAAAVVTNTGPVYDAGGAGWPPLSSLPAGSVVVAGLGMVAGRLEMIGLLVVIHLALWRT